Proteins encoded in a region of the Deinococcus hopiensis KR-140 genome:
- a CDS encoding WD40 repeat domain-containing protein, whose amino-acid sequence MKRLLLSLALLVAADAQAARVQLQGSVPGGPAQLVAVSADARTVAITSADRVGLFQAGGARTALLSPTGRRLTSLVTAGPNFLTLDRSGTLARISGGRVTILARDLCPVTGGDHPGPELDFAAGTFAVRCEAAVLLGQPGAWQKLTLPPSSSFTGVALSRDGRQLAALVDARIVRYALPAMNPLPALTRLAGEDTPLMDNPLTPAAASALAFDPAGRRLAVGWGMSFGKAYNQSVTVYDLRTGEGRSLPTYPDWTDRLAFSADGRQLLANGISSPRLWDLGAWKRLPPPQEINTSIGVQGVAWLGSNLISASSLGAVALTPSGKLRARYPMPQLQLTLAAYSGDGRLLAVTGDNGQLHLVDARTAQVRWSAPAHGGQVDSLRFNRAGTLLVGGSSDADHVQFWDVRSGKPTGPTITGVHTVAGFTAGDRELVFGGRVVPLSEVLSRTGEVGLERFSGRSDREPSSDAADLTPAGNAVCERAAVYTSSGTGVRASLRDLNGTAQVHFGLTLPENRTLAATTADCHTLVVATQAPTKAAASSPFTPVGVEVYDPRTGKKLRSWATAGEVHSLALSPDGQWVAYTEQGREELVIGDVRTGRQTRWPLPARSEPPNVALTFRPDSQALLVGLGARPEASFTVLSLP is encoded by the coding sequence GTGAAGCGTCTCCTCCTCTCCCTGGCGCTGCTCGTCGCGGCGGACGCCCAGGCTGCAAGGGTGCAGCTGCAGGGCAGCGTTCCTGGCGGTCCTGCCCAGCTCGTGGCGGTGAGCGCTGACGCGAGGACCGTGGCGATCACTTCTGCCGACCGTGTGGGCCTGTTCCAGGCTGGAGGAGCCCGCACCGCGCTGCTGTCTCCCACGGGGCGCCGCCTGACCAGCCTGGTGACGGCCGGTCCCAATTTTCTTACCCTTGACCGGAGCGGAACCCTCGCGAGGATCAGCGGCGGGCGGGTCACCATCCTGGCCCGCGACCTGTGCCCGGTGACCGGAGGCGATCACCCTGGACCGGAGCTCGACTTCGCTGCCGGAACGTTCGCGGTTCGCTGCGAAGCGGCCGTCTTGCTGGGCCAACCAGGCGCGTGGCAGAAACTGACGTTGCCGCCCTCCTCCTCGTTTACAGGCGTGGCCCTCAGCCGAGATGGGCGGCAACTCGCAGCCCTGGTGGACGCGCGAATCGTGCGGTATGCCCTGCCGGCCATGAATCCTCTGCCAGCGCTGACGCGCCTGGCAGGAGAGGACACCCCCCTGATGGACAATCCCCTGACCCCAGCCGCGGCCAGCGCCCTCGCTTTCGATCCAGCCGGGCGCCGACTCGCGGTGGGTTGGGGAATGAGCTTTGGCAAAGCGTACAACCAGTCGGTCACCGTGTACGACCTGAGAACCGGGGAGGGCCGCTCGCTGCCGACCTACCCCGACTGGACCGACAGGCTGGCGTTCAGCGCCGACGGACGCCAGCTCCTGGCCAACGGCATCAGCAGTCCGCGCTTGTGGGACCTGGGCGCGTGGAAACGCCTGCCGCCCCCTCAGGAGATCAACACCTCTATCGGGGTGCAGGGCGTCGCCTGGCTTGGAAGCAACCTCATCAGCGCCAGCAGTCTGGGCGCTGTGGCCCTCACACCTTCCGGAAAACTGCGCGCCCGCTACCCCATGCCGCAGCTGCAGCTCACCCTGGCGGCATACAGCGGCGACGGAAGACTCCTGGCGGTGACGGGCGACAACGGCCAGCTTCACCTGGTCGATGCCCGCACAGCGCAGGTGCGCTGGAGCGCTCCCGCGCACGGCGGGCAGGTGGACAGCCTGCGGTTTAACCGGGCGGGGACCTTGCTGGTGGGTGGATCCTCAGACGCCGATCACGTCCAGTTCTGGGACGTGCGCAGCGGAAAGCCCACCGGACCCACGATCACGGGCGTGCACACGGTGGCGGGATTCACCGCCGGGGACCGGGAACTGGTTTTCGGCGGACGGGTTGTCCCGCTCAGCGAGGTGCTCTCCCGCACAGGCGAGGTCGGCCTGGAACGTTTTTCAGGTCGGAGCGACCGCGAGCCGAGCAGCGACGCTGCGGACCTGACCCCAGCGGGAAACGCGGTCTGCGAGCGTGCAGCCGTTTATACCTCCAGCGGAACGGGTGTTCGGGCTTCGCTCCGGGACCTCAACGGCACAGCACAGGTGCACTTTGGACTGACCCTCCCCGAAAACCGGACGCTCGCCGCAACCACGGCAGACTGCCACACTTTGGTTGTTGCCACCCAGGCGCCGACGAAAGCCGCAGCGTCCTCCCCATTCACTCCAGTCGGCGTCGAAGTCTATGATCCCCGAACCGGAAAGAAGCTCCGCAGCTGGGCCACCGCGGGAGAAGTCCACTCGCTCGCCCTTTCACCGGACGGACAGTGGGTGGCGTATACCGAACAGGGCCGAGAAGAACTCGTCATCGGGGACGTGCGGACAGGCAGGCAGACCCGCTGGCCCCTCCCAGCCCGGTCCGAACCACCCAACGTCGCCCTGACCTTCCGTCCCGACAGCCAGGCGCTGCTGGTGGGATTGGGTGCGCGACCGGAAGCCAGCTTTACGGTGCTGAGCCTGCCGTAA
- a CDS encoding DUF6006 family protein, with product MKRTLMTPAVLAHPSAACASQVAGAWPHGRWSRVIGGRAAQMAWEVVDDSQRTCSGDVCSASSGVGVRGRFRDGSGPWVKPIHRSAAGTELHFTCAGNNTRWFLRYDATRTANGNTVWRGNPSPEYSPGEGLSRWAVRQVRSPGTSHGSATLGVTASPYALRMTASVLTWRATP from the coding sequence ATGAAACGCACCCTGATGACCCCGGCCGTGCTGGCCCACCCCTCTGCGGCCTGCGCCTCACAGGTGGCGGGCGCCTGGCCGCACGGCCGTTGGAGCCGTGTGATCGGTGGGCGCGCTGCACAAATGGCCTGGGAAGTCGTTGACGATTCCCAGAGGACCTGCAGCGGCGACGTCTGCTCGGCGTCGAGCGGCGTGGGTGTTCGCGGACGGTTTAGAGATGGAAGCGGACCCTGGGTCAAGCCCATCCACCGGAGTGCCGCTGGTACGGAGCTGCACTTCACCTGCGCAGGGAACAACACCCGCTGGTTCCTGCGGTATGACGCCACCCGGACAGCCAATGGGAACACCGTTTGGCGTGGCAACCCCTCCCCTGAATACAGCCCGGGGGAGGGGTTGAGCCGCTGGGCCGTGAGGCAAGTACGGAGCCCTGGAACTTCTCACGGGAGCGCCACTCTTGGCGTCACCGCTTCCCCTTACGCCCTGAGGATGACTGCATCTGTGCTGACGTGGCGGGCGACGCCGTGA
- a CDS encoding transposase translates to MFSVGATWSRRGSGQQFRIPTRWGSAGRLNLIGTYSLHGDQQDLEVRELQGTCTGKQVMAYLDTLAAQCTADQIAVAVLDNAPFHKGAKLREKVARWEEQGLYLQYLQPYAPFLTLIEGVWRQPKGILMPRRCYDSISELRAALVTGLKVLGALYLNAKCDVWSEPNRADRRASHIWAVV, encoded by the coding sequence ATGTTCTCCGTGGGTGCCACCTGGTCCAGGCGGGGATCTGGCCAGCAGTTCAGGATCCCCACACGGTGGGGATCCGCCGGACGTCTCAACCTCATCGGCACCTACAGCCTGCACGGTGATCAACAGGACCTGGAAGTCCGAGAGTTGCAAGGCACCTGTACTGGTAAACAAGTCATGGCGTACCTCGATACCCTGGCCGCTCAGTGCACCGCGGATCAAATCGCAGTCGCCGTGTTGGACAACGCGCCCTTTCACAAGGGCGCGAAGCTCAGGGAAAAGGTCGCACGCTGGGAAGAGCAGGGTTTGTACCTGCAATACCTCCAGCCTTATGCGCCGTTTCTCACTCTTATTGAGGGCGTGTGGCGTCAACCCAAGGGAATTTTGATGCCACGCCGCTGCTATGACTCGATCTCTGAACTTCGAGCAGCGCTTGTCACTGGACTCAAGGTTCTCGGAGCGCTTTATCTAAATGCCAAATGTGATGTATGGAGTGAACCCAATCGAGCGGACCGCAGGGCAAGTCACATCTGGGCGGTAGTGTAG